From the Manihot esculenta cultivar AM560-2 chromosome 14, M.esculenta_v8, whole genome shotgun sequence genome, the window GAATAAACACAGACATTGATGGTGGGTTCAGACTCCCTAACACTAGCTGGTTCTCCATCTTGGTCACCCTCTTGGTATCAGGCTTGATGCTCTTGTGGGGTTAAAAATACAAACGTATGGCCTAGATGGCGGTTGCTTAGGTGGGGTATGTGCCACGATTGATGCTGGATATCAATATGCAAATGTATGCATGTGATTCTGCCCTTCGTTTATGTATGAACATGCTAGCTAAGTTTTTGTTTGTTTCTTCTCCACTCCTATCAGAGCAAAAAGATGGGCTTCTTATTCCTTTTTGGTGGTTGTGGTCAGTGGTGGGACATCTTTGTCTGTATTTTCCCCCGTGTCTGTACATCTAGATTTAGATCTAGAAAACCAGTAATTTATTAGTCTAATCAGAGTTTGGCACCCACGTTCTTATTACCGCTGAGGAACTTCGTTGCTTACTTTTACTACGAGGCCGTTTTTGTCCCATTACAGTTTTTTTCATATAGTCAACTCCAGCAGTTTTGGAAACTGACTTCTTAAGATGAGAATTTTATCAAGTGATCTTTTAGAAGCTTGGTAACTTGAACAGTGGCATGTAAAATGGTCCGACTTTTCAGCAGGGTTTTCAATTTTGCCTCTGGAAATTATTGGATGCTAGAATGCTAGAATCTTGTTATGGACCAAGATAATCTTAAGCAGAAGAGTGTCCACGGAACATTTTCTGGAACTGGAATACCCTCATGTAGCCCCATGTTTCGCGTGCGTCAACTGAAGAAAGATGCAATTTTTTACAATGCTTTTTCAGTATTTAAAGCCTTTAAAAGGGGTATTACACGAAAAGAAGGGATGAGGGTATTGAGGCGGCTTGAATCCGGAATTTTGTGACTATGCGTTAAGTTAAACGGCTTTGGCAAAGGAAGATGCAATGGTTAGTGATGCTATGCAGCAGCTAATTAAGCTGGCTGGTTTACGGTTACACCCGCGCATTATTAAATGCATAAGGCCGGGAATTGCTGCTTTGTGATGATCCATCAGGTGCCCGGTGGGTGTGATGTAGGGCTGGCTCAGAGTCAATTTCGGTCTGGTTTTGGACCTGAGTtgcctttttttaaaaaaaaaaattatttttattggaatataaatttttttaccaaaaaataaaactcaCACACATCTAAATcaaaattattgtaattttgACAATATTTTTTGATAGTACATAAATCCGTACACTCCATTAAAAAGTGAATAATATTAGCCACTGCAGATTAGGCGAATCTAGTTTCATTGATTTTGGGCTGATTTCAATTTGAAGTGGCCGACCAGATTTAATGTGATGTTACTTGACCAGTCATTGATTTCATATTTTTGTATTTGGAGAAtgagttttgtttttttttttattgatcacTAAAATTATCGAGTGAATGATAGAAAAGTCTAGAATCTGAGCTATGCCATTGAGTTTGAGGGTCAAAGTATGCTCAAAAGTAagattaaaatttattctagatattttaatatattttatttaataaaataaaataaaatattttattaaaaattatttttcataatatgaTTTTTTACAAAAAGAATTCCTTTAAAATAGTGATGATGATAAGTAATACTCTTCCCAAACGATCAATACAGGTTATAAACGTCAGAATTCTTAATCTCTTAAATCTAATTAGGAAGCCAATGTAATTCCTCGATTTCTTTCTCTATTTCATAATAAATTCTAAATAGGCTGGGGTTGAAATTACAGGTGTCAATGTTATTTATCATTGATTTAATTGAGAATCCAGTTATTgcagatttattattattatttaaagaaaagttgaattttcattcaaatttaaactcacaagtttttttttttaatatactacTGTATGTACTAATGCTTTTGTTACCGTTATTAATGATGTgtcttattataataaaaaaaatatatccgTTACACAtattataaatgtaaattttgtttttatagCAAGTCAGCAGAAATCCAGTAAGCGTTACCATTATTCTTAGAATTTGCCAAaataaggaaaagaaaaatctattatttatttcttatattatataaaaattgattagtTGGTTGctgtatattaaaatatatttaatattttaaaaaatttatcaattaattaattcattcgtataaaatattttatatttttttataaaaattaacgtTTAAAATTAATGACTAAACTgattaatagaatttttattGCATCAGaatgtattaatatatttttaaaaattaataaattaataaataatttttccaaTTTAATCCATGAAAAATTTATGTGCAGAAGGGCCACGTATCACaaacaaacaaagaaaattTGGGACGTTACAGTTTATTCGTACCTGGTAATTTGTGCAGTCTCCGGCAGGTAATAGTAGAATCCATTGTGCATTCTAGACTAGCATCAGGCCATTGTTGAGCTTCTTCATGTCTCTCCGCAGCACACCAACAACCTAATCAAATGGAAAGGGCACCCCAGCGAAAGAGAAAAAATTCATTGGGATTTTCTTCTCTGAAAATAGAAGATAAAACAGCTGATCAGAGTCAGACCCTCgcgaggaagaagaagaagaaggtacATATGCTACTGGCCCTTCTATTGTCTTTCATTttcttagagattttttttaataaaaaattatctggTTATGTGTTGATGTTTAATTTTCTCAACAATTTTGTAATTGAAATTGAATCCATTAGATAAAAAATCAACataacaattaatttaatttaatttttcagttatagttaaattatatttacagTTAAACAAATAATGATTTCAGTTTGAGTTGTGAATCTTTGCCTTTTTGGCTTAATAAaggttaaaaaaataacaattcttAAACCTgacttagaaaaaattatttttcaaactaaagtgaaattaaattttatggcATTTTATAAGTGCAGGGTGGccaaaacaaaattttaaaaaatagtaaataactTACCACACTTAATAGCATAAATGGGATGAAAGAAACTCTTCAAATCTCATATTTGGACCCTAAGCAGGGGTGAACGGTTAAGCGAGACCCGAATCCCCATCGGGACGGTAGGGAAGGCCCTAATCTAAGTTTCAAGTCGACTTCTTTActtgattataattaaaataataacaatttaaatattttttagataaatCTATTTGATCATGACGGATTTAAATAgtacatatttaattttaagatgtattttgaatataaagattaattttCGTACAAAGTTTagattttatttagattttatatgcggaatatttattatttaaatatatttatataaataattaaataatattaataatgtattcataaattttatatttgacaTTTTTAATAAACagaatttttagatattttatagctatgtaattattattaaaatacgtTTTTATATAAGTtacttaattataatataaaacgatgactttaaatatattaaatagtttaaatttaaagtaattttaaatattttatttaaatttaaaatgtgaatctgaataaatttttatttttattttaaaaaaataaacgagTTTAAATATTAGAATATTAATGAGTTGGACCGAGTGATATCTCGCGGTTAATATCCCTAATGGCAACCGACGCCTCTCCACCTCCGTCTCTCTCGCTCTCCAATCCAGTCGACTCCTTGAGGCTCATGTTTCTGATTCTGAACGAATCACCATTCTGCAAGAGGCGCAGACTGAAGATGAAACGACGGAGCTAATGCTTATCAGTAAAACTTCAGTTCCATTTTTCAAGTTTTCCATTTTCGATTTTTGGTTGGCAGTCTTTTCCTCAAACACAAGCTACTCACTCGCAATGAAACATATGTTACCTTACGATTTTCCTAAATCATAATTCATGTGGTGATATTGGCTTTCAAGATTGGCAAATATAAGTCGTGTATTTGTAATTTTTGGTATCTTTAGCTGGTTGAGCACTGTGATTGATGTGGTGATGTTGGCTTTCAGGAAGGTATTGCAATATGCGATCGCTTAAAAGCTCGTGCAAAAGAGtatgtatatttatatattttctcttctctctttttgaGTTTCTGGATGCCTTATCTCTTGCTCTTTGTAGTTGGATCCCCTTGGAGTCCATTTGATGAAAAAAAGGGAGAGGGGAACGTTATATCaaagtattattttttgaaGTAAATTGTATCAAACTATTAAAAACTCTAAAACAACTTGAAAAGAAACTATTTATTTTGTAAGATCGACAACAACTTCACACGTGTTCTGATATTCTGGTtagcattttatttttcaaatttattttcgtCTCTCTCCTCTTCACATATTGCATACATAACAGCTTGGTAATTCCAAAAATTTGGTTTTGTGAAAAATGTAGCCATAACAATCACTTGGGTTCACCAGAATTCAGTCCAAAGGGGATTTCAGTTGATGCTGTGCGTTCAAGGCCCATTGGGTTAGCTATCCCTGGGAACAAAGAGGCCCCTTCAGTTAACGAAGAACGAACTCAAGCTCAAGATGATGCATCTTCATATTCAGGCAAGAAGGCAAAGAAAGCAACTAATGAAGTATCATGCCCATCTTTCTCATTCAAGAAACCTTCATTTACTCTGAGCCATTTAGGCAGAAGGGCGGAACAAGCAACTGGTGGCACATTGTCTCTGACTTCTGTGACAGATAGATTTCCGCTGCTGTTTGATTCTTCTGGCAAGACAAGAGAAAATAAGAAAGGATTATGGCCTTCTTTCTTCCGTCCAGGATCTCTGTCCCCCTTCACGCATGTAGGTAAGAATGCAGAGCAAGATATTAAGGACGGGGTTTCTCTATCTTCTTTAGCGGGAAAACTTCCAGTATCCCCTGGGCATTCAAGGAAGAAGCTTTCAGGCAAGAAATCATTCGATTCTCATGCATGGGTTATTTATTTGTGTTGTAATTCTATACTAAGCATTTTCTTCTCCAAATATTTTATCAATgtagttatttttatatttcccAATCTCTGTGGTTCATTATTTAGAAGTAGAGAACATCAAGTAACAGAACAATATCAGATAATTATGGGTCTGCCATAAAGAAATCATAAATCAGAACAGAAAATATTGGACTTAACGAATTACTTTTGTTAGCTTTAGGTTTCTTCTCTTGCAAAATTCCTTCTCTGTAATTGATTGtgctcaaaattcattttaGCGAGTTGATgataataaaatcatatttggctatgaatatctttatttttctttctatccTAGATCAAGTGTTTTCCGCTTGCTTTTCCCTGATATTATTCTTTATACTCTAGAGAAACGTAGTTATCTTTCTTGCATCAGTAGAATGAAAGTTCAATTTAGGATAACCATTTTCCAATGAAAAAATAAGAAGGCAAGTAGTTTTCACCTCTGGTAAGAAAAATTGACATGATTCACTTTTCAAAGAAATGTctgaggaaaaaaaaatcttggtGCTAATGTTGTACTTCAGAGAAGTTCAGACAATGTATATACTTGGTTCATTCAATGTCTTCCACTACACGTGGGCTTATATTTATGTAATCTTTCTTCAGagaaatgataaattttatgtaaatcaatCACAAAAACAGAAGAAAAGACCAGATATACACAGAGAAATGATAATGACTGGTCGTCTTCATGTAACCCAGATTACCGAGCTTGAACAGACTGCAAGTAAAAAACTTCCAAGAAGATATTAGTACATTTCTTGTgggttttagtttttttttttttcttctatacACTTGACTGCATTTAAAAAGTGTAAAGTCAagtatttgagcaaaagaacactTACTACAAAGTTAatccatttatttataaagaTTCATTTCAGTTTGTTAGTTTTTAATGGGTCATGAAATTGTAACCTTTTTCTTTCCTGGACATGAAATGGAAACTGGAACCTATTTGTTCCAGCAGGCTCATAGTGTTGGATTAGATTATGTATACTTCGGCTTTCTGTAAACCGAAAGGTTCAGCAGTCAATCTAGTCGTAGACAGCATCAAGAGTGATCACTATATAGCATAGTCAAGAGAACCACAATAACTCGCAGTTTTGTGTAAACCAATGGCTTTTCATGCCATCATCTTACGAATACACCACTCTTCACATGGCTATATACTGCCAGTGAACCCAAAAACTTTAACCTTGAggttgattttttatattacttTTTCTGAAACGTCTCCTCCTCCATTGCTCTTAATAAATTTGGCCTAAGGCATTGATACTCATTCATAGTTGGATCAGATCCTAATTAGACTTATTCCATTTTTGAGTTGCACCAGGTCGATTTTCACTGCTTTCCCTCATGGTTTTAACTAACAGCTGCTACTAAACGGAGTTTGAGCCCAGTTACTGTTATCCCCATTATTTAATGCACATTTTTTTTATGTTAGCATAACAGACGTTACCACAGTTACGTATTGAAAATGACCTATACTGATCATTATCTATTAAGTAATGATCTTTACGGTTATTACCTTACCAAAGCTGCTTTTTGAGACAGCAGCTCCTCTTCCCTAAGCAGCTGACACTCTCTTTCTCAAATTAATCCATCGAGCTGCTGactttgatttgttcaacccAGTTTTAAAGATAATTTCACACTTTATTGAGGATCAAGAGAAAAATCATATAGTAGGAAGTATTCTTCATACTTTGTGCTAGTTAACTGACTTTATTGttaataaataatgtaaatCAAGGTCTTTTTTTTAtgtatctatgattattaattagttttgatTTGTAGGTTTGCTTAATTTTGTTACTATCTATTAGTTTCCTActttttacaatttttatttaaaaaatttatgtagCGCTAGACCAATACGTCATGCTTTGGCAGTGACGGTGACAGTGACAGCTATAACGACAGCAACAACCCAATTCGTTTTACATGGCCATGCTTGGCTTAGGTTCCACTTTACCTTAAGGTTGTCTAATTCGTTGATCAGGCCCTGACCAAGTTCAAAAAATTGATAGAATATGTCAAAATTACGTTTAACTTTTCATTAGATTAGGCTGGATTGAGCCTTAAAGGAATGTGAATTTAAGTCTACACCACTTTGCAATCAGGCCTTGATGCAGCATTGTGGCTGCATTTAGCAAACTCCTGTGAACAAGTACGAAAGTACAAATGTGTAATCCCATTTGAGTCATGTTGCAGGTTGAGACTTTTGTCTAGGGATCCACATCAACTAGCCTGCCTCTTTATGGTCACTCAGTGGTTCCTCCCTCTTGATATTGAGTTTGTGATACAATGCCGTTTGGcttcaaaaataaaagagggaATTGAGCCTTGTCACGTGCAGGGATAAGAGTTAGTTACGGAGTGAACACATGGTTTTGCAATTGTTTAGCTATAAATATTATCTTCTACCTATTGTTAAGTGTGAATAATTGAATTGTTGATAAGAAAATTCTCTTTGATCTggtttctctttcttcttctctcttcttcttgatTTCTATTTCCTTCTGTATTTTCTGTTAATATCAGTTTGCCTCATCCTGTTTGAGTCAATCATCTTTCTATttcacataaacataaacataattagGTGCCAAACCATAGAGTGTGCCAATGACTCCTGAACTTCAACTTACAACAAGGGATAATGAGTCATTTGATCCTAAAATGTGTAGAAAATTAGTTGGCAAGTAACTCGTCCACTGCTGGCCATTGAGAAGCTTTGGATAGATTTTTGTGCTATTTGAAAAGTGCACTAGGATGCAGTCTCTTGTATAGCAATAACGAGCGCGTAGATATTGATTGTTTTCCTATGCAGAGTGGGTAGGATTGAAAATTAACAAGAGATCAACTACAAGATATTGTACTTTTATTGGAAGAAATTTGGTAttatggaaaagtaagaagcaaaatatgGTTTCTTGCTCTAATAATGAATCAAAATACTGAGCTATAGCCCAGTTTGTGTGTGAAGTAATATGGATAAGTCAATTGTTGGATGAAGTCTTAAGGGCTCATCACCTACTAATATGTGGTATGataactaggggtgagcataaTTCGATCCAATTCGAAAAAAAGTTGATCaaactgatttaattttaaattttagtttaatttatttaaaaattcggtttggttcgatttaaaatatttgaaatttgatttatctagttcagtttgattttagaGAGGAAATTTTCAGTAGAATTGAACCAAACTGATAAAAGTTAAGCTTGTAGATTCTTTTATGTGTTTTCCTTTGCAGCTTAGTGGTTAATTGTTCATTACAAGACTCCAAAGTCTTGTGTCGAGTAGCAacacatattttattatttttattttttatttgactaAATCTAATCGTCCATTAGAAATGATCTTAGTCGTCCACATCTCGTTATATATATCATTTAACTTTCCAAACCCTAGCCGGTAGCCTCCCTCCGCCTGTTCTTTTTACCTTGCTCTCGTTTTCTTGATGTTTCTCCTCCCTCATCTCCtccattcattttaattttgcttTCTCTTATTATCGTGAAGAATTGTTGCTCTCCCACCTCTACTTCTTCGTCCTTTCGTTTTCTCCTGCCTATCGATTTCTTATTCTTGCGAAAGCTATTTAAATCCTTTCTTTTTTACCAAAATAAATCGAGCCAATAGCCTCTTCAATCCACACCATTACCACATGTGCTCCCTTGGTGCTGAACTTTCTTGATGGTGATCGTAAATTGAAAAGAAGTTTGGAACCAAGAGCATTTGGGTTTACAATATCTAGATTCCTTGGGTGCTGAAGGCAATGTTCatgagtttttatattttatttaatttaatttatttttttgaaatttgcaAAATTTTCTTATGTGTTGTGAGCTTATATGTTTGGttgatttttatttgtttttgaaTAATTTGTGTGGTTGATTTGTTTATGTTTTTGGAATATATTTCCTTTTGTGAtcgttttctcttttttctttgccttatttgtcttttttttttcttttattctagGCAAACATGTTGACTTAATAGATGGATATCTTTGATGATGTCCATTGTTCCTTGTGTAAAAGGATTGTTTTTAGGTTCAAAATTTTGACAAAAGACAAATTGAATGGGTAATTGGAAAATCAGGTAATTGGTTTTTGTTATTTCATAGTTTAAATCATCTAAACAGTTCGAAACTGAAGAAATCAAtttaaccgaaccgaaataatttagttcgattcaaataagttttctttgttattcggttcggtttgaatttttaataagtttGATTTATTCGGTTTTTTAGTTTTTCAAACTAAATTGAACAGATTGATGCACACCCCTAGTGGTAACCAAATAGCTTTCCACATCACCTCTAATCCAATATTTCATGGACGAATCAAGAATATTGAAATTGATTGTCACATCATTCATGAAAAGATTAAATAGTAGGTTATCTCAACAGAACATGTCAAGATGGTAGAACAACTAATTGATATTTTCACGAAAGTTCTAAATGGGACTAGGATTGACTatatttgtaataaattaaGTATGGTTAACATATGACTTAAGGGGAGCATTATAGTAAGTCTACTGTGtaataatattacatataaatattattagcaTAATTATAGGGATACATTAGCATACTTAGAGGGATACTTTCCTAGTTAGAATACATAATTATAGGatgtttttttatataaatgctGTATCATTCTCAAATAAATGTACGAAGAAAATTCAACTTTCACAGTATTTAACAATGCAAAAACATCAGAAACATCACTTGATGTAATGCGCATGATGTAATACGATGAAATAGATTGACTTTAACATTGTTTCCTTTTATATGCAGGCTTATTGATTTAGGCATctcatgatctataaaatggaGAATGTGCAATAGCCTAAAGAAACTTAGTAAAGATCATCTAAGTTGTTAATTTACTGATGCAATTCATGCATTGAATATATGATTTAGCATTGTCAGAATCACTTAGAGAATAGAATATTTGTTATGGCTCCTCTAATAATATCTCGGAGCTTCCCATTTCGATAATATTGTTCCTTGCTAGAGGTCCGATCTCATTATCTCTTGGATTGACCACTGTATTGCTAACTCGAAAGAGTATTTGTACAGGTGAAAAACGCAAACGTGATAGTAAATCCAAAAGTACTGATATCCAAGCAACGCCTGCCATGTATAGTCTGAATCATTCTGAGAAATACCCTTCAAACTGTCCTAAGCTTGAGGCTGTATGGAGGTAAGTAATCTCTTTCCTCATATTGTTTGATCAGATACACATCTGATTGCTTTGAAGCTTTCCTAAAGCATGAGATGGATGCTTCAGGTGAGCTCTGGATGCATTTGTCCAATAGATCAGAGGATTAGTTTCTCCTATTAATTACACCTAATAACCTTACTTGGTAAATAGAATCATTTTACCATTTTAATAATGATTTCAATCCATTTGTCCACTACTCGATGAATTATGCTGATACTGGGGAATCTGATTGGCTAATGATTGAattgattatattatatatCTTCACATCatggttttatatttatttactgGTAGATGTGGCGGAAAAAAGAACAACAGTATTATGATGTATGTGATAAAAAAATCCGAGCCGTTAATTTCCTCCTTTCATCATGCAGC encodes:
- the LOC110600058 gene encoding uncharacterized protein LOC110600058, producing MERAPQRKRKNSLGFSSLKIEDKTADQSQTLARKKKKKEGIAICDRLKARAKDHNNHLGSPEFSPKGISVDAVRSRPIGLAIPGNKEAPSVNEERTQAQDDASSYSGKKAKKATNEVSCPSFSFKKPSFTLSHLGRRAEQATGGTLSLTSVTDRFPLLFDSSGKTRENKKGLWPSFFRPGSLSPFTHVGKNAEQDIKDGVSLSSLAGKLPVSPGHSRKKLSGEKRKRDSKSKSTDIQATPAMYSLNHSEKYPSNCPKLEAVWSGSVEVLNMALPGKFSGDFRAHLPRCPWVIDHRAYKLSKQMPEVLQFELLPRGNIWDEIFDNDFAFSCDISLYFFPGNLERSIHQFDYLWSLMEKEDLVMRSRMDDFELIVFTSMRLCYAKELKWTPFLWGVFQFAKDEHISTSISNKKISTSTSNSNLSETHDSEVGTTSKQPSMKKTIRMIHLEVPPGFSREHASKGALKASFDVSNLVEVPVRNDPDLSLSLANNTCSARHPTSLKRKRGKPNKRP